The sequence below is a genomic window from Sardina pilchardus chromosome 9, fSarPil1.1, whole genome shotgun sequence.
ATAATTACAGACCCGCAGGTCTTTCCAGTAGGTGGTTTACTGAAAAACCCTGGTTTGCCACTAAACCACATGCTTGAAATACACTCCAGATTTGAGACTGTCAGTCTGAAAAATGGCATTTGTATTTGCAAGTCacaattttctttttcattttctctttttgaGTAACACTTTATTCGCTAGTTAGTTAGTTAACTTAACACATCACTAATGTATACTGAATAAGGTTTGTCTGTATTAAGCATTATTAGACATTTATTTGATCTTaattcaatttatttatttattcttactCAACAGGTGAATTATTGTTGGTAAATCCTGAATAAGCAACTAGTTGGTCTTAATCTATTAATATGTAGTGTGGATCAACATAGAAAATGTATCTCTTAATATGTTAGTAGTATTCTGTTAATATTATTCTCTTGATCCATAATATATAGGCTATTGTATACTGTACCAGTAACCTTAGGTCAAGATGAACTGGTTGCTTATTACTGTAAGGATAAACCAAAAATGAATCATCTATTGATTAAGAATAAGACATTGTTAAATAAATACCTAATAAATGTGCAATGATGCTTAGTACAGACCTTGTTAATGGTAAACATGCGCTCACTCTTTTGGGTAGTGTTGTATAGTTAATAGTGATGGTCCATCTTCTAACTTAGCAGTCTATTAGGCCATGCTGCATCTTTTAACTTGTTATAGCAGTCTATTACTGTAGGCCATGTTGCATCTTTTAAATTGATTTAGCAGTTGGTCCACTTTGAACAGTGTCCTGTGATAAAATGTTATGACAAATAACTTAACATTTATACAGGTATTAGATCATCATGTCAGACACAGAAGAGGTTGAACATGAGTAAGTGACCAGATTTGACCTGTTGATATGACAttcaaaaatgtgaaaaaaaaagtttgcatCATGCTTTAAATATCTAACTTTAACAGCAACAGACACATcaagttttttttctcatttgatTTTTCAGGGAAGAGGAACGTAAGTAAAGCAACAACAGACTAAACGCTAACACATGAAAGAGATGGAGTTTCCCGTAGGCCTACAAGACGATTGCGTTGTGATGACTACACATTTGATCATTCATACTGGAGCTGGTCCAGTATTGTGTCAGTTCCAGCTGGTCTAGATTGTCTTTGCTGACATTTCTGCTTGATTTGAGATCTTACACATTTGTCATTGCGTTTCTTTTATGCTGTGAGTGGTGACTCTTGTTATCAGGGTAATGCGTAATTACATTTCTGAGCAAGGGTTCATCCTTCTAACAGCAGTATGAGTCACTCACCACCTGcatttcactttctctcacagacAACGTTGCATGCTTCTTTTTAAATATTAATCTATTCTCTTTGAGATTCTACTACAGTAATTTttttgtgtattagccgcattgtgtataagccgcaggatagtgttttatgtcaggtaaaagaaacaaaaccatattaacaccatattaactgcccttgtttatttattaacaTCATAGCCGAAGaaaatttgcaaaatcaatgtataagccgtggctaatagttgggataGTACAGTGCTCTATTACTTTTAGAATctaagggccagatgtactaacacagcgctaatagcgagtttttgtaaacgcagaatgcgaacgctgtgcttggctatattgcgtggaatttactaagctgtcacttcattacgttaactgcggtcatccccgcccgttcccgccccctctacaactaacgctagttgcgtgtgcagagctgctgaaccacaagcgcagttgaatattgcaatattaaaaagaatccgagtttagcgatcatacatgatacaaagagatgtcaatgagcagcgacagacagagtaggcctagaagttctactaatccacttaaaaaaaaatacttgtgaatttactgcaggtagactatacggatatgacttacagtaatgcctgtctaacagattgggaagtgtaggctatgtcgtgaaagagaaaatacgattttagagaggcaaacaaaagttaaggttgcttttgacatagtataatgaagaaaactgatgctctgaatattgattcagctgactctaaacgtttttctaatagacgcatttaaccgcaatttggataacacctgctttcagaaggcggaagtttttcaacgcaaagtaaacgtgcgctgttttcatacataaggtggaatacttaatcaatcgctattaggtgcgtttgcgatgagctgcggctgacttaggctggcttcatacgtcaacgagagctgcagagtcttagcaggaggggcgaCTAGCACACGCATTTCatcccggacagtctgactgagcttacgtacctgaagttactcgcgagagacctcgctggagacctcgcggtagatatcgcggtagatatcgcgggattttgtattaaatacagtaaaacttttattcttactcattaaaatgagcatggtgactgacgaaataaattgatatgatgtgtttaaataaaccactgttatcatacagttaacaggcctgcattgcagcacattaattaaatatcaagtgttttccgtgtatatttaaccaacagcataaaatagcagagtatcctcacgttttcagcaggctagcctaccgctgttccagaaatcacaaataagaaggtatccgttcgatttctgttcattttagcagattctaacataaggagcaaagattctagaacagagcaagatggatcacagggataagctccagcgtcatcccagacgttggttttagtgcatttgaactgatccgtcttggtccgctctagtgtcttgggtaaggaggcagaacgagacacctgtcatactcgtcatggggagattcttccaaacggccctatcacaactttgaactgacgtcattggggtgggttttggccagcgcagttgcttaaaaacgaactgcgctgaactgcgctggctgagctaagacgcagtctcccgagatcttgtatggacatgtgacatgatgtcacgggggtaactcccaccgcgactgcaagaagtcggacatgatttctaaccagtttgcatttcgtctgtcccagtatgcactctgtttaacccagcatgcatcacatcaagtcagatctgcgcagattttcgtcaagtcaaacgcacctactagcacctctcctcccctgtacttgcgcgttacacccattttcagctgatccgcccaggaattaatatgcatgacacggaaaagcgcaaatagccattctcagctcccacggcaggcagtctgcgcgtttctctcattgcggcgtgtttgtacataccatccccatgtttatacgcgcaccttacgcctgaaatgggcgcaaaacgttagtacatctggccctaaaTATGCTATAATAAGGCATTGTTTGATTGCCATTATGTTACCTATGACTGGTctttagtgttttttgtttggttcGAATCTTGTTACAACAGCCctcttttaaaacattgcaTGATGCTGTGTATTCCagacacacagggccagatgtactaagacagtgcTAATAacgagtttttgtatgcgcagagtgcgaacgctgtgctttgctatattgcgtggtatttactaagctgtcacttcattacgttaattGCGTTCAgagccgcccgttcccgccccctgatCACGCCAATTGCGCATGCAAagctgaacaacgagcgcagCTGAATATTGCAGcaataaaaagaatcaaagtttagcggtcATACACgattcaaagagatgtcaacgagcagcgacagacagagtaggcctagtagttcttcaaatccacttaaaaaatacttgaactatttactgcacgtagacttgggatatgacTCACAATaatgcctagtctaacagattggcaagtgtaggctatgtcgtcaAAGAGAAaaacgattttagagaggcaaacaaaagttaaggttgcttttgacatagtacaataaagaaaacggatgctctgaatattgattcagatgtctctaaaagtttttctaatagacgcatttaaccgcaagctggattacacctgctttcagaaggcagaagtttttcaacgcaaaatagacgtgcgctgttttcatacatctggcggaatacttaatcaatcgctattagcacctctcctcccctgtacttgcgcgttacacccattttcacctgatccgctcaggaattaatatgcatgacacggaaaagcgcaaatagccattttcagctcccacggcaggcagtctgcgcgtttccctcattgcggcttgtttgtacatatcctccccatgtttatacgcgcacgttacgcctgaaatgggcgcaaaacgttagtacatctggcccacaatGTGCACTGTTGCGCTGCATGACAGTTCATCATCCTCAACCTCAAACGTCACATTGCCTTTAGCATTggtgcacaaaaaaaaacaaaaacaaatacactgGAACTGAACCACACCTAGGCTACCACATCATCTGGCACGGATCTGCCACAGTCTAGATCTGCTCATCATATGCGGGCCGCGGCCCGCTAATTACGTGTGGTACAAACCAGTTCATCAAATCTCAGCCAGGTCTAAGGCTTCATTGacatgtgaaatgtgattgttAATCATCCTATGTGAACCCAGACAAAGCTTGTATTTGCAATTAAGAGCAaatatagcctgggtgttcccatcctgccttgcgtggTCAGAAGTGGTAGGCGCCAGCCAGGCTAGAGCAAATACAGACTTGCTAACAGATTTGTTCAGGTTCACCCAGCAACAAGTTCATTGCATTTCCCCAAAAGctctaactagctagctaataAACAGTATAAGCTAGGCTATGAACTGCATTGCTAGCAGAGCTGAGACCTCTATCAAGTGCAGATCTGGCCCATAGTCAGATACCGTATGTCCGCTACAGACGGATCTGAAGgttttcatgcggatccggcccaaaggaaattgttgTTTGGGCCGTGTTGACTGGAGGATAGGACCTTATCTGTGGACTAGCGGAGCCCGTGCTAGAGCAGCCTCTGCTGCTGTAATTACTATGTGGAGTCAGTACTAAAGTAGGCTCTGCTCCTGGAATTACTACGGTTGAGTGGACTCAGTACTATTAAAAGTAGGCTCTGCTCCTGGAATTACTACGGTTGAGTGGACTCAGTACTATTAAAAGTAGGCTCTGCTCCTGGAATTACTACCGTTGAGTACAGTCAGTACTATTAAAAGTAGCCTCTGCTCCTGGAATTACTACGGTTGAGCTTCTGCTCTCTGTTGAGTCTCTATTTCAGTCCCAGCTTACACTCTGTGATCGGCACTGGgtattcaatctctctctcagtctccatccctctctctctctctcgccctccctctctctcaatctccatccctctctccctccctccctccctctctctctcaatctccatccctctctctctcccctcctctctctggcctTCTCTTGTTCTCAGCCACAGAGGACACAATCAGGCCTGTGTTTGGACAGGGGGCTTGAATGGAGCTGCCCATAGCGGGTCCTGACCAGGCAGCAGGAGATGGCTGCTTATAGCACAAAGCCACGGTCATTATCCTGCCCTTCAGGCCCCTGAGTGGACACTGGCGGGCAGGTTGGGTTACtccatcccccacacacacacacacacacacacatgggggtgCTGTGGGGGTGCCTTAGCAACAGTGGTGTCAGACTTTTAATCCTGCCCTGGCCCCCAGGAGCTGGTAATCAAGACTGCCACTCaaacacagggcacacacagaggtgtcTTTGGATGAAGCGGTAAACAGGAAGGTCCTGGATGTGATCTTCGACTTGGAGCTGACTGAATCGTTATTTGTCCAGTCCAGATTGCAGTCATGTTGTCTCCAGAATAGGTGCTTAAGATTGATTTCAGATGGACTGGATGTGGAGAGGGTAACCCACACCAAATGACCAATTAATGAAAAGAGCTTTTGTATATGTATCTTTTGTGTTCAATATGTGAAGTGAATTTCTGGaccagcacaaacaacaactagatcaaatttatttattgattgatttatttaattcttcaaaaagatttttttttgcatttaattCTAACGACAGTCTATAGGCTATACAGTAcctttctgaagaaaaaaatgatACATGACTCAAGCatgtcacaacacaacacaataaaccCATCATCATTATGTTGCATGATATTAACAACTATTCTGGAATGTTCTCGTTTGCCCCTCTCAGAGAAGCAGTCGGCTTAgtttctactgtgtgtgtgtgtgtgtgtgtgagtgtgtgtgactggacgCTAACCTCATCTGCTTTGGCTCTGaacagaggagcaggaggaggtggaggaggtagagcaggaggaggagcagcagcaggaggaggaggaggagcaggaggtggtagaggaggaggagaaggaggtggaggaggaggaaggtatCAAGCATTGCTAAAGCTAACGCTAATCTCTTCCATCTGCTGTAGTATTCATGAATACGCTATGCATACACCAATACAAAAGTATATGGCTGCAAGCAACGCTTTGAAACCACATAAGCCCTTTCTGTCTACAAAGCCTGGTGTTATCACTTCAAGAATGGGTTAAGTAACACATACGTAACTGATAAGCCAAACATATAGCTTGCAGccaaatatttgtttttgtatatGTAATGTATGCACATTATGATAATTACAGCCTTTCAAAATCACAGCCCTCCTGGTTATTCAGAATGACTTGGTCTTTGTCAGGGCCACATCCATTCCTCAGGTTGCAGACGGTGTTGCAGTGCATATCAACTTAACTATGCAGGATATACCATGACAGTACAGTTGTGGGCCTCACAGGGCCAATAGATGCTCCCATCAACAGAcattacgctctctctctctctctctctcacacacacaaacacacacacagtcacacacacacacacacacacacacacacacacacacacacacacacacacacacacacacacacttgagttgGACTTGTTACAGTAGGTTAGTTTTTAAGGAATGgtttgtgttgatgtgtctATTGGGGCAGTCTAGGGAGATGCTGGGATCGTCAGGGGAGACCAGGCCATGACATGCCCGATTGCACCCACTCAGAATGCATCTTGTAATTATTTCCATCTTATTATTATGTAGTCCTGCACATGGACGCTAGGCTAGCTCTAAGCTCTAAAGGCATGTCTTTTCATAGACATGTCTTAGTGACAATACAGGAAAGGGTGGAGATATAATTTGAAGGTGTGTTCCCATAAAAAGGTTGGTCccagattttttttcccccatttatttattttctattttattttattttattttattttattttattgttgtaTGTTATCACAACTTagttctctttctccatctttgtTATATGGTATTTTGGCCCCTATAACCATCaacttcaaggcagcactggggttagggttagggttagggttaggtgccttgaagtcgTCTGTGacagtgctgccttgaagtcaACAGAACACTTCCATCCATGTCTTGCTGCAGTTACTACAGAGTAGACTCGAGAACTCCGGCTATTTTTCACATATTggtagatctctgtttctcaaggagtactgttgggaaaaaaaaaacaatagcagTACTATACattgctacactctgggggcatgatttTAAAGATGTATCACACAGGAATGAGATCAGTGCCATGTCCGTGTTTTCAAATGACCATGGATCCAAGAGGTGATTGTGAccagcggttcccaaactttttttttccctgcataccaccaccaccaatatCCTGACTTTGCTCGCGAACCCCCCACCGTCAGACACATAAAAACATGACGCATTCTACTGACGCATTCCAGGCATCATATTTAATTAGCCGCCCTACAAGATGGCAAATAACAAAATCAAAATGTGCAACTGGTCTATGAGCTCtcaagctaaaaaaaaacagtgtgaaGAATAACAATATGAAACACAAAGAACAAAGAGAACATAGGCTTAAGATTTTAAAGATGTCATTTTGAACACCTTTCTGACGTTGACCTTTTCATCTCGCATACCACCGctggtacacaaacacaccacagtttgggaatccctgcaGTAGACTGCTTTAGTTAGAGACATGACGATAATGTCTTCATCATAGCACAATGCAAATTCAGACCTTAGGCTCTTGAGACATGGCACTGGTTGTAAATAGCACTTCATAAATCAATACAATTGATTCGATGCTGTCAGAATACAAGCAGAGCCGAGAAGAGCCAAGCAAAGCTTGGCGCTGCGCAGCATTGTTTTAGACCCTTATCTCCTGTTATGTAATAGCTCACCTGAGGCCTGGCATGTGGAGATGGAGGGGTCAGATAGCGGGGATCTGCGTTAGCGGGCCGCTCCTTGAGCTGAGCATGCGGGCGCCCTGTTGCACCAGCTCTGCCAGATTGCCGTCTCCTCGGAGGCCTACAGTAGCTGCTGAAGTTTCAGGCTCTGTGTCGGTTCCCTCGTGAAAACTCAGCGCTCATCTGCCCAGACATGAGACAGACTTTTACGATCATACCGTGAATGCCTCGTAGTCATATCAGACCGAGTAACAAGATTTCTTTTGTTTACTCAAAATCCAGCTAATTCTAGATGATTCTGTTGAGTattacaagatgtaaagcaaTTACCAGACAAGACCAGTCTTGATGACCACTATCAGAGAGGCGGCataactgacacacactcactgtgtttCTATTGAATATTTTAGAGCCGGCGGGAGAACAGGAAGACGAAGGTATTTCTCTCACACTTACATTTTATAACGTAGAATTGAAGTCATGCggtttattgatttattgaatgaTTTGTGCTTTACATGCCCATAGTATCGTACAAGTCTGATGTCCTAACtcgacctctctctctgtgtgtgtgtgtgtgtgtgtgtgtgtgtgtgtgtgtgtgtgtgtgtgtgtgtgtgtgtgtgtgtgtgtgtgtgtttgatgtgtgtgtgagcagctgagGAGGCCAAGCCGAAACCCAAGTAAGCGTATGAGTCAAGGCTCAGCATGTGAGCTGTGAGCTGTGCTTTTCCCATCAGAGCTGAGTCACCCACAACACACCTGGATACAGACAagctttctatctctctgtctctctctcttcctccctctatctccctccctctctctttctctctctatacctctcCCTTTGTCACTCTCaacctctttcctctccctccctctttctctctctccctctcctccctctgtcactttctctccctctctctctctccctctgtcactttccctccccctccctctccccctctctctccctctgtcactttccctccctctctctctctctctctcttcctctgacactctcactctctccatctcaggcCATCCTTCACGTGTCCTCTAATTCCACCAAAGATTCCAGACGGAGAGAAAGTCGACTTTGATGTAAGTGAGACAACTTAGCGACCCAACTTTCACTAAACAGCACACATGTGCAGAAGCATGTTtgcaaaaagaaacaaacaactgTTGATAGGTACTGGAGTAGATTGCACTGGTGTGAAATCATAAAAGCAAAAGCCTGaagaagacccagtagggtcgaaacgttgcttatCTATTATTATTTgcttatctactgtatctatctatctatatctattacagtttttctcaaatgctaaaacacatttcacaaacgtttcctccatgttccccaatgtctaaacacaatacccttttctaaagctaaataagcacaaccacaccttctcacttcaaaactcaaactttcacaccaaaagagcagcttgaagctttcaaaaatgtaaacactataaacatcattacacactaaagaaaaacaattgaaaacacaatactcaatttgtgagaaggttctttgtttcataactgccaatgcatgccaattttaaaaactttagagaaacggatcttcttagatctctgcagaggattaggcatttgaagagcttttttccaaaacgctatatccaccattttactgatgaattttcataaatatattttttacattttgtttttcaagtaatctcagtgaaattGTATTgagttatgtttagttacagtaatttatctttactcaataaaaaacaaaacaactgcatttttattacctgaaacacacaattactgtaaatacagcaaCATGATTTGTCACGgtaaggcaggtttagacttgctgcagacaacgtgttcgtgttcgtatcatggctgcctcgcgtattttgcggtcgtttggtgcgtcggtcgtgcacgtcgtcgcaaccgaacatgacgcgtccgcgagatgcaatactgataagaaagtagggggcgatcactccaaaaaaaggtgactgcaagatgcattatcgacatcgaagctgggggcaatcatgagagtaaacaatggcacatggccacatccacatctgatgttactatagtctccccctagtgaagacctccagttcgtgagtctgtacacaggacacagcaggtcgcacacgagcgcatacgcttacgcttggtctaacatCAAGTATAACCCCAGCCttacagtaatgtctataaaatggatttatagcgttttggagaagagctcttcatttagagttgtgagtttcatatgaagagtacagaaaattctccaagtacactactgtaacacaactcaatgctaaaaaacagaatctattgcacacaacagtacacaacagaaaatgtgattgggtgtgaagttcttttattttcttcattcacaccaccatacacacacacacacacaccacagtcactgtgcgcattagcaacaagtgtcttcatttttgagtcgttgtgtgtaatgaatgacgccaggtgtgttcattgtgttcagttattgctgactgtgacacatgagctttcatttgagaatatgttttgcaacatgtgttttagcaaggaaaaatgggcttagatttatgagaacggaggattgtgttttgtgaattgtgtcttcatgtgaaatgtgtttatggtattgaaaaattgaggctagatttagtaaatgtgtttaggcaactggtcatttggtttagaggattggcttttgtgttttagcatttgagaaaaactgtaatgcaaggaacgtctgtctgtgtgtcactctgtgtgttccacacataactctcgaaccactcatccggcTGACCtcaaatttgacacatgtaatgctaatgacatgcgtgagtgcagtggaaAGTTTTGTAATTTttggacaacaaatgacaaagatatcgttaaattaagcaaaatacaactctaccgcaatcccacaattctaccactCTCCGCACTCTAGCCACGCCCCTTCTCACGCTCACTTACTCcaacatagaaacaaaaaagcccatttagCTGACAAACGAGTTgtcattcatggaaattacgatgtctcacttaaACATTGGACCATTTCAAGATTGTTGATCTGGACCATTTCAAGATTGTTgatcttggataaacatgctgagtccgacacacatgcacccatgttggtaagcaggctgttaaagtagGCTAACGTAATGTTCCATAGTTGCATGATCAGGTTGCTAATCTTGCAACAATATGCTGACACAAACGTCCGTaacattctgttaaaatttgcatttaaacagccgctcttgactctatctggacatcggctatgggcataacattcattcaaacatcacttccaagttaatagcactggcatggtgTATGGCATGGTCTTTGGCATGgccatgcggttagctttagcaAAAACGCACCattatgtaatgtgtctaatattgtgTAAAGTGAGTAAAAAGTGAGTAAAAAGTactactaactgcacgggcctgattctacatacTCGCCACtcttgtacgggcactgcactagttttTTTAACATAAGATGTGGGAGCTCAAAGCAGTATTGCGGACACTATGTTCTTACTGtttcatttgtcctgcacccaaaaggtgggatgtgcacacaataactctttcttttttttttttttaagtatattttttgggcttttttttatgcctttaatgataggacagtagagagagacaggaagtgagtgggagagagcgttggggtgggatccggaaaggaccacggggcgggaatcgaacctgggtcgccggcgtgcggtgcaggtgccccagccagtcgcgccacggctggggccacacAATAACTCTTTCTGATCTGCCTTTCTCCCTCCATGCTGCAGGACATCCATCGGAAGCGCATGGAGAAAGACCTGACCGAGCTGCAGAGTCTGATTGAAGCCCACTTTGAGAACCgcaagaaagaggaggaggagcttaTAGGCCTCACCGAACGCATTGTAAGTCCGCTGGTGTTCTCCCGCGGTCACCATCTGATTTGGTCAGAGCATCTGTAGCCTCTATGACCCAGAGCGGCTGCCTCTAGCCCTGGTCTTTTCcagatcccacacacacacacacacattcagctgcTCTCTGTATCTGGCCCTGAGCTtgcacagatcacacacacacacacacacacacactcagctgctcTCTGTCCTGTGCAGGAGAAACGCAGGGCTGAGCGAGCAGAACAGTTACGCATCCgggcagagaaggagaaagaacgCCAGAACAAACAAGCTgtgagtgcaacacacacacacacacacacacacacatacacacacacatacacacgcacacacacacacacacacgcacacacatgtactgttcTCTGTGCGCTGGGTGTGGAACAGGATGACGATCTATGATCTGCTGTGTGTTTAACAGGAGGAGAAGGCGcgtaaagaggaggaggaagcgaaGAAGAAAGCCGACGACGACGCCAAGAAAAAGAGGGTCCTGACTAGTCTCCACGTGACTGGATACATGCAGAAGGTAGTAATGGCTGCTCCATTAGGTGTGACTAGGACAAATCAACCTCAATGTTACTAGTAGGAATATTCAGGGGTGCCTTTCCCataccatagttgctaaccaaGTTAGCAAGTTTgttagttgcaatgcaatttcccattgccaaccagctgagttgctaacaggttagcaactatggttttgggaaaggCACCCCAGGTTGATGTTACTACTAGTAACGCTCAGGTTGATCTGTCCCAGTTTCACCTAATGGTGCGGCTATTATTGCCTTCTCTTCTTActgcacactgtacacacactgaaGGTAAGGATGACCAACCCATAAGGTGAGACTAGGATGAGTCGGCCTTTAGGAGGGACTAGATACCTGCTGAAGGTATACTGCATCATACTCAAATGTGTACTGTAGCAGGGGTGCTGCACCAGGCacgtatgctgcagcagttaataatcactataatcaatggaactaactacaccagacgcgacagtggcgtGCATTTGAAAAAAAGTAGACAgtgttctaaaatggattttacacatggcgaatggaacgcttcagttgtGTGCCTGGTGTAGCTGCCCTGTACCGTAGGGCAACGTAGAAGACAACAAATAGCGCTTCATCTTTCTGTGTGAAATGGTTTTCCATCGTGACTGTGCTACTAGGAGAGGCGCAGCGGGCCAAAAAagcagaccgagagagagaagaagaagaagattctCAGCGA
It includes:
- the LOC134092687 gene encoding troponin T, cardiac muscle isoforms-like → MDPREPAGEQEDEAEEAKPKPKPSFTCPLIPPKIPDGEKVDFDDIHRKRMEKDLTELQSLIEAHFENRKKEEEELIGLTERIEKRRAERAEQLRIRAEKEKERQNKQAEEKARKEEEEAKKKADDDAKKKRVLTSLHVTGYMQKERRSGPKKQTEREKKKKILSDRRKELNIAQLNEDKLREKAKELWQWMHQLESESFELQYKHTRQKYEVTVLRNRVTDHQKISKGSRSKRGLRK